One Sphingomonas endolithica DNA segment encodes these proteins:
- a CDS encoding TetR/AcrR family transcriptional regulator C-terminal ligand-binding domain-containing protein, with product MITVPGLVAAEGRRFPELARTYHENAIEPVMRLARLYARRAERRGEVRSDGLSRLPFLAAAPVVTATLWNGLFASGEYLDVAIVFESWVDLVYRIPD from the coding sequence ATGATTACGGTGCCCGGGCTCGTCGCGGCGGAAGGGCGACGCTTCCCGGAGCTGGCGAGGACTTATCACGAGAACGCGATCGAACCGGTAATGCGGTTAGCACGGCTATACGCACGCCGCGCCGAGCGGCGCGGTGAGGTGCGCAGCGACGGCCTGTCACGTCTGCCGTTTCTAGCTGCCGCTCCGGTAGTTACCGCAACGCTGTGGAACGGACTGTTTGCTTCTGGCGAATATCTCGATGTGGCCATCGTCTTCGAGTCCTGGGTCGATCTCGTATATAGGATCCCAGACTAG
- a CDS encoding SDR family oxidoreductase translates to MYAITGASGQLGRLVVQELLKTHSPGEIVAAVRSPEKAADLAALGVVVRHADYDLPETLDAAFAGVDKALLISSSAVTGRFAQHEAVIRAVKNAGVGLLAYTSMLRADTSTAKLAIEHNQTEQAIRASGTPWVMLRNAWYTENHLLSLDAALAHGAFVGAAKNGFFSSAARIDYAVAAAGALTGEDQAGKVYELAGDDSFTLGELAAEVARQSGKAVVYNDMSEADYKALLVSVGLPEPLADMLADADARVADDGVLFDGGRAMSTLIGRPTIPMRHVVEQVLRG, encoded by the coding sequence ATGTACGCGATTACCGGAGCATCCGGCCAACTCGGTCGGCTCGTCGTCCAAGAACTGCTTAAAACCCACTCACCGGGTGAAATCGTGGCCGCCGTCCGGTCCCCCGAGAAAGCTGCCGATCTCGCCGCCCTTGGCGTGGTGGTACGACATGCGGACTATGACCTGCCCGAGACCCTGGATGCCGCTTTCGCCGGCGTCGACAAGGCGCTGCTGATCTCGTCGAGCGCGGTCACCGGACGCTTTGCGCAGCACGAAGCCGTCATCCGGGCGGTCAAAAATGCGGGGGTCGGCCTACTTGCCTACACCAGCATGCTGCGCGCCGACACGTCGACCGCGAAACTGGCGATCGAGCACAACCAGACGGAACAGGCGATACGCGCTTCGGGAACGCCCTGGGTGATGCTGCGCAACGCCTGGTACACTGAGAACCATCTCTTGTCGCTCGACGCCGCGCTAGCTCACGGTGCCTTCGTCGGTGCTGCGAAAAACGGCTTCTTCTCGTCGGCCGCACGCATCGACTACGCGGTCGCGGCCGCAGGGGCGCTCACTGGCGAAGATCAGGCGGGGAAGGTCTACGAACTCGCCGGGGATGACAGCTTCACGCTTGGTGAACTGGCAGCGGAAGTCGCTCGGCAATCGGGCAAGGCAGTCGTCTACAACGATATGAGCGAAGCGGACTACAAGGCGTTGCTGGTGAGCGTCGGCCTGCCGGAGCCGCTCGCCGACATGCTCGCCGATGCCGATGCTCGCGTCGCCGACGACGGCGTACTGTTTGATGGGGGGCGGGCGATGAGCACCCTCATCGGCCGTCCGACGATACCCATGAGGCACGTTGTCGAACAGGTTCTGCGCGGCTGA
- a CDS encoding LysR family transcriptional regulator — MERSIVRRPTPNLDLAAARTFVDVVEAGGISPAARRSGLAKSVISNRVAAMERTLGANLFIRGARLVLTDRGRKFYDGVKEALTTVDQLVHTVSAPENELSGTLRISAPSGLGVAHLGKMICRFLAAHPALDARIDFSDGYDDIAGGGFDLALRVGQPTDSDLVGRKLCRIRRFACASEAYIAANGRPSSLADLASHRAVAYSLVQASGQWLFLGPDGEPRSVRPDRVGFLANSGEAMWEAVRAGLGVCMLPSFFLPQDLNATGVLLLELDADPVPLEMWALRARRRERRPVVDALVDWLAVEVGDPPFWEHALPGPRRH, encoded by the coding sequence ATGGAAAGATCCATCGTGAGAAGGCCGACGCCAAACCTAGACCTTGCCGCAGCGCGGACGTTCGTCGACGTCGTCGAGGCTGGCGGGATATCGCCTGCTGCGCGGCGCTCCGGCCTCGCCAAGTCCGTCATAAGCAACCGTGTCGCAGCAATGGAGAGGACGCTGGGCGCGAACCTTTTTATCCGGGGTGCTCGCCTGGTCCTAACAGACCGAGGTCGCAAGTTTTACGACGGAGTTAAGGAGGCGCTAACGACCGTGGATCAACTCGTCCACACAGTCAGCGCGCCCGAGAACGAACTGAGCGGTACACTGCGCATCAGCGCTCCCTCGGGGCTGGGCGTGGCTCATCTCGGTAAGATGATCTGTCGCTTTCTCGCCGCCCACCCTGCGCTCGATGCGCGCATCGACTTCTCCGATGGCTATGATGATATCGCCGGTGGTGGCTTCGACCTCGCACTTCGGGTCGGCCAGCCGACAGATAGCGATCTTGTGGGAAGGAAGCTCTGCCGCATCCGCCGCTTCGCCTGCGCAAGCGAAGCCTACATCGCCGCAAATGGGCGCCCGTCATCGCTTGCGGATCTCGCAAGTCACCGAGCTGTCGCCTACAGCCTGGTACAGGCGAGCGGACAATGGCTCTTTCTCGGCCCCGACGGCGAACCGAGATCCGTTCGTCCCGACCGTGTCGGCTTTCTGGCCAACAGTGGCGAGGCGATGTGGGAGGCCGTCCGAGCAGGGCTCGGCGTCTGCATGCTTCCCAGCTTCTTCCTTCCCCAGGACTTGAATGCGACAGGTGTCCTGCTGTTAGAACTGGACGCGGACCCCGTTCCGCTTGAGATGTGGGCCCTCCGCGCACGACGGCGGGAGCGTCGCCCGGTCGTCGACGCGCTTGTCGACTGGTTGGCCGTGGAAGTAGGCGACCCTCCTTTCTGGGAGCACGCCTTACCGGGGCCACGTCGGCATTGA
- a CDS encoding DUF885 domain-containing protein, protein MRAVLALVLLSTTPFLQAAAPAPSQAAEPGAQDAALLQFLDQAFDEQLALSPESQTQLGEKTNYDKFDDYTDAAAVRQRDLAERQLKDMRARFRPEQLGESARVSYRLFEYEAERGRQSFQFRKLRFPVSTTGSPAGEIPVLLINNHKIDNVADAQAYVARLRDTDRVMREVAATMRQQAAAGIIPSKVNFAPARNDARKVITGAPFDSGADSTLMADFAKKVAALPASADAKAKLLADARAALTGPFKHGYDTLIAAIEEIEPKSKGNFGAWNLPNGAAYYADRLKVSTTTNLTADQIHEIGLKQVAAIRKEMEAIKKEVGFNGTLEQFFDHIRTDPTFKYPNTGAGREQYLKDARGVIASVMQASPRYFRIVPKAPLEVRAVEKWREGTASTAFYNPPSADGSRPGIYYVNLIDMNQTQKVQVAAIASHEGAPGHHFQIARQQELTGIPKFRKYGGYGAYAEGWGLYSERLANEMGVYKDPYARFGMLSLQVWRAIRLVLDTGIHSKRWTRDQAIAYFRANSSVSDTDVAREVDRYFNWPGQATSYMIGQLKIVELRKRAETTLGPRFDIRDFHEAVLSQGALPLDVLSEQVDRYIAARQGAK, encoded by the coding sequence ATGCGCGCCGTTCTAGCTTTGGTATTGCTATCCACCACGCCATTCCTCCAGGCCGCGGCGCCCGCGCCCTCCCAAGCTGCCGAGCCGGGTGCGCAGGACGCCGCATTGTTGCAGTTTCTCGACCAGGCGTTCGATGAGCAGCTAGCGCTCAGCCCGGAATCACAAACACAACTGGGCGAAAAGACCAACTATGATAAGTTCGACGACTATACCGACGCGGCGGCGGTGAGGCAGCGCGACCTGGCCGAGCGGCAGTTGAAGGACATGCGTGCGCGCTTCCGGCCCGAACAACTGGGCGAGAGCGCGCGGGTCAGCTATCGTCTGTTCGAGTATGAGGCGGAGCGCGGACGTCAGTCGTTCCAGTTCAGGAAACTGCGCTTTCCCGTCTCCACCACGGGCAGCCCGGCGGGCGAGATCCCGGTCCTTCTCATCAACAATCACAAGATCGACAACGTTGCGGATGCACAGGCTTATGTCGCGCGGCTCCGCGATACGGACCGCGTGATGCGCGAAGTCGCAGCGACGATGCGGCAGCAGGCGGCCGCCGGCATCATCCCCAGCAAGGTCAACTTCGCACCGGCGCGCAACGACGCCCGCAAGGTCATCACCGGAGCGCCGTTCGATAGCGGTGCGGACTCCACGTTGATGGCCGATTTCGCGAAGAAGGTTGCCGCGCTCCCGGCGTCCGCGGATGCCAAGGCAAAGCTGCTTGCCGATGCGCGCGCCGCTCTGACCGGGCCGTTCAAACATGGCTATGATACGCTGATTGCGGCGATCGAGGAGATCGAGCCCAAGTCCAAGGGAAACTTCGGTGCCTGGAACCTGCCGAACGGGGCTGCCTATTATGCCGACCGCCTGAAGGTCTCGACCACGACGAACCTGACCGCCGATCAGATTCACGAGATCGGCCTCAAACAGGTCGCGGCGATCCGAAAGGAAATGGAGGCGATCAAGAAGGAAGTCGGGTTCAATGGCACACTGGAGCAGTTCTTCGACCACATTCGGACTGATCCAACGTTCAAGTATCCTAATACGGGCGCAGGTCGCGAGCAGTATCTGAAAGACGCGCGCGGGGTGATTGCATCGGTAATGCAGGCCTCGCCGCGCTACTTCCGCATCGTGCCTAAGGCGCCGCTAGAGGTACGCGCAGTCGAAAAATGGCGCGAGGGGACCGCATCGACCGCGTTCTACAATCCCCCCTCGGCAGACGGATCGCGGCCCGGCATCTATTACGTGAACCTTATCGACATGAACCAGACGCAGAAAGTTCAGGTCGCCGCGATCGCCAGCCACGAGGGCGCACCCGGCCATCATTTCCAGATCGCGCGCCAACAGGAACTGACCGGCATCCCCAAATTCCGCAAGTATGGCGGCTATGGTGCGTACGCGGAAGGTTGGGGCCTCTATTCGGAACGACTGGCGAACGAGATGGGTGTGTACAAGGACCCCTATGCGCGCTTCGGCATGCTGTCGCTGCAGGTATGGCGCGCAATTCGGCTCGTGCTCGACACTGGCATCCATTCCAAGCGGTGGACGCGCGATCAGGCGATCGCCTATTTCCGCGCGAACAGCTCGGTTTCCGACACGGATGTCGCACGAGAGGTGGATCGCTACTTCAACTGGCCGGGTCAGGCGACGAGCTACATGATCGGTCAGCTCAAGATCGTGGAGCTGCGCAAGCGTGCCGAAACCACGCTAGGGCCACGTTTCGACATCCGGGATTTCCATGAAGCCGTGCTTAGCCAGGGCGCGTTGCCGCTCGATGTGCTGTCGGAACAGGTAGATCGCTACATTGCCGCGAGACAAGGCGCGAAGTAG
- a CDS encoding N-acyl-D-amino-acid deacylase family protein: protein MKRPIASLALAALLSGAAPAPTTTYDLIIRGGTIYDGSGDAGRIGDVAIQGDRIVAVGTVDGRGKREVDARGLAVAPGFINMLSWSTVSLLADGRSQSEIRQGVTLEVMGEGSSMGPLSPVMKANDIKRQGDIRYPISWTTLGQYLEMLQRKGVSPNIASFVGAETVRVHELGEDNVDPTPTQLRRMQALVTQAMNEGAMGVGSSLIYAPGTYAKTPELIAITSAAAKCGGMYISHMRSEGDRLIEAIEELIEISRQSGAPAEIYHLKMAGKANWPKYDTAIARIEAARKAGLRITADMYTYPAGGTGLDAAMPTWVQAGGLEAWIERLKQPAVRRRVAAEMTAPGKEWENLYLGAGPEGMILSDFKNPALKPLAGKTLAEVARMRGKSTADTVMDLVIEDGSRVGTIYFLMSEDNVAKEAALPWMSFGSDADSIAPEGVFLQSSTHPRAYGNFARVFAKYVRDEKRVTIADAVRRLTSLPAGNLGIKDRGWLKRGYLADVVVFDPATIQDHATFDKPHAYSTGVRDVFVNGVQVLRNGRHTGATPGRVVRGPGYTRCKS, encoded by the coding sequence ATGAAACGCCCGATCGCCTCTCTCGCCCTCGCCGCCCTGCTTTCCGGTGCGGCACCCGCACCAACGACGACCTACGACCTCATCATCCGCGGCGGCACGATCTATGACGGCTCGGGCGATGCAGGGCGCATAGGCGACGTGGCGATCCAGGGCGATCGGATCGTCGCAGTCGGCACTGTCGATGGTCGCGGCAAGCGCGAGGTCGACGCCCGCGGTCTGGCAGTGGCGCCGGGTTTCATCAATATGCTCAGTTGGTCCACCGTGTCGCTCCTTGCTGATGGGCGGAGCCAGAGCGAGATCCGCCAGGGCGTCACGCTCGAAGTGATGGGCGAGGGAAGCTCGATGGGGCCGCTCTCGCCGGTGATGAAGGCCAACGACATCAAGCGCCAAGGCGACATCCGCTATCCGATCAGCTGGACGACGCTCGGCCAGTATCTCGAGATGCTTCAGCGCAAGGGCGTCTCGCCCAACATCGCGAGCTTTGTCGGGGCAGAGACGGTCCGGGTGCATGAACTCGGCGAGGATAATGTTGATCCGACGCCCACGCAGTTGCGCCGCATGCAGGCGCTCGTCACCCAGGCAATGAACGAAGGCGCGATGGGCGTCGGAAGCTCGCTGATCTATGCGCCGGGCACCTATGCCAAAACGCCTGAGCTGATTGCGATCACCTCTGCCGCGGCGAAATGCGGCGGCATGTACATCAGCCACATGCGCTCAGAAGGGGACCGCCTCATTGAGGCGATTGAAGAGCTGATCGAGATATCGCGCCAGTCCGGCGCGCCAGCTGAGATCTATCACCTGAAGATGGCGGGCAAGGCCAATTGGCCCAAATACGATACGGCGATCGCCAGGATCGAAGCGGCGCGGAAAGCGGGCCTGCGGATCACTGCGGACATGTACACCTATCCCGCAGGCGGCACCGGGCTGGATGCCGCCATGCCGACCTGGGTGCAGGCCGGCGGGCTCGAAGCATGGATCGAACGGCTGAAACAGCCAGCGGTGCGCCGCCGCGTGGCAGCCGAAATGACCGCGCCCGGCAAGGAATGGGAGAATCTGTATCTCGGCGCAGGCCCCGAAGGGATGATCCTGTCAGACTTCAAGAATCCGGCGCTGAAACCGCTGGCCGGCAAGACGCTGGCCGAAGTCGCCAGGATGCGCGGCAAGAGCACCGCCGATACCGTGATGGATCTGGTGATCGAAGACGGCAGCCGGGTCGGCACGATCTACTTCCTCATGAGCGAGGACAATGTCGCCAAGGAAGCCGCGCTGCCATGGATGAGCTTTGGCTCGGACGCGGACTCGATCGCGCCGGAGGGCGTGTTCCTGCAATCGAGCACGCATCCGCGCGCCTATGGCAATTTTGCACGCGTATTCGCCAAATATGTCCGCGACGAGAAGCGCGTAACTATTGCCGATGCTGTCCGTCGGCTGACATCGCTGCCTGCTGGCAATCTGGGCATCAAGGATCGCGGATGGCTGAAGCGCGGGTACCTGGCCGATGTAGTGGTGTTCGATCCGGCGACGATCCAGGACCACGCCACTTTTGACAAGCCGCACGCCTATTCCACCGGCGTCCGGGACGTGTTCGTCAACGGCGTGCAGGTGCTGAGGAACGGCAGGCATACAGGAGCGACACCGGGCCGGGTGGTGCGAGGACCAGGGTATACCAGGTGCAAGAGCTAG
- a CDS encoding DUF3489 domain-containing protein produces the protein MARTFKLDDIHLILLSTATQRDDGNVLPVAATIADQPDRIAKALPALLKHKLVDEITGLTTCPAWRSDGDERFALVINDAGRAAIGVSNTGEESATPGVELADPASNDAPRAGSKSAAVIALLQREQGATLIEMVEATGWLPHTTRAALTGLRKKGHAIAKSKCGDVTCYTIVAGA, from the coding sequence ATGGCACGCACCTTCAAACTCGACGATATCCACCTCATCCTGCTGTCGACCGCCACCCAGCGGGATGACGGCAACGTACTTCCGGTGGCGGCGACCATCGCCGATCAGCCGGATCGTATCGCCAAGGCGCTTCCTGCCCTGCTGAAGCACAAGCTGGTCGACGAAATAACCGGCCTGACCACCTGTCCTGCCTGGCGCAGCGATGGCGACGAGCGGTTCGCACTGGTCATCAACGATGCCGGCCGTGCGGCCATCGGCGTCAGCAACACTGGCGAGGAGAGTGCGACACCTGGTGTCGAACTGGCCGACCCCGCCAGCAATGACGCGCCGCGCGCCGGCTCGAAGAGCGCCGCGGTCATCGCGCTGCTGCAGCGCGAGCAAGGCGCCACCCTGATAGAGATGGTCGAGGCGACCGGCTGGCTGCCGCACACCACACGAGCGGCACTGACCGGCTTGCGCAAGAAGGGCCATGCCATTGCCAAGAGCAAGTGTGGTGACGTGACCTGCTACACCATCGTGGCTGGTGCCTGA
- a CDS encoding DUF2924 domain-containing protein — protein sequence MAKLDDDLAALATLSSVQLQDRWKAVTGTLAPRISASFLRLALGYEMQAKALGGLSRATQQRLAQLAAARTETRPAARGSRLIREWNGTAHVVTIGEDGAIRWNDRNWNSLSEVAREITGTRWSGPAFFGLKKRLAA from the coding sequence ATGGCAAAGCTCGATGATGATCTCGCGGCACTGGCGACCCTGTCGTCAGTGCAGCTGCAGGATCGATGGAAGGCGGTCACCGGCACGCTGGCTCCCCGCATCAGCGCAAGCTTCCTGCGACTGGCGCTTGGCTACGAGATGCAAGCGAAGGCGCTGGGTGGACTGTCGCGGGCCACGCAGCAGCGGCTGGCGCAACTGGCGGCGGCCAGGACCGAGACCCGTCCGGCTGCACGTGGCTCGCGGCTGATCCGCGAGTGGAACGGCACGGCACATGTCGTGACGATCGGCGAGGATGGTGCGATCCGCTGGAACGATCGTAACTGGAACTCGCTGAGCGAGGTCGCCCGCGAGATCACCGGCACGCGCTGGTCCGGTCCGGCCTTCTTCGGCCTGAAGAAGAGGCTGGCGGCATGA
- a CDS encoding recombinase family protein — MNRVRCAIYTRKSSEEGLEQAFNSLDAQREACAAYVLSQASEGWSALPEIYDDGGLSGGSLERPALQRLLADIAAGRVDIIVVYKVDRLTRSLLDFAKLVEVFDKAGVSFVSITQSFNTTTSMGRLTLNMLLSFAQFEREVTAERLRDKIAASKAKGMWMGGTPPLGYQPDGRSLAIVGPHAEIVREIYRRYLGSGNVRLVVEQLAAERILAPVRHTSGGRAYGGVAFCRGQIYSILKSPIYIGEIAHREVRYKGQHQPIIDRATWDAVQARLDGNVPGERRATNIATTSLLAGLIVDEAGEPLVAAHACKGKVRYRYYVSRARQDGDPAKSIRLRAREIENAVVESIAAAFDDPLDLIARAGMSIAAADLQRIFAAAGVAAATMRQRSTTMMRSLVTKVMVGAHATDITMSSSAVAEQLATLWAGPKDATFTLTLPVRITRTGRTLRLIQNDGRAVAATPPDASIIKLLVKAHRWWARLRQGDITVRELAEAEGVVKSYVTRVTRLAFLSPAIVDDILAGRQRAELDAKRLALTADLPTRWSEQQETWGVTLQ, encoded by the coding sequence ATGAACCGGGTGCGCTGTGCGATCTATACCCGCAAGTCGAGCGAGGAAGGTCTGGAGCAGGCCTTCAACTCGCTGGACGCACAACGCGAGGCCTGTGCCGCCTATGTCCTAAGCCAGGCTAGCGAAGGCTGGAGTGCCTTGCCGGAGATCTATGATGATGGTGGCCTGTCGGGCGGGTCGCTGGAGCGCCCTGCCCTGCAGCGCCTGCTCGCCGACATCGCCGCTGGCCGTGTCGATATCATCGTCGTCTACAAGGTCGATCGCCTGACCCGCTCGCTGCTCGACTTTGCCAAGCTGGTCGAGGTGTTCGACAAGGCAGGCGTATCGTTCGTCTCGATCACCCAATCGTTCAACACCACCACCAGCATGGGACGCCTGACGCTCAACATGCTGCTGAGCTTTGCGCAGTTCGAGCGCGAGGTGACCGCCGAGCGCCTCCGCGACAAGATCGCCGCCTCCAAGGCCAAGGGCATGTGGATGGGCGGCACGCCGCCGCTTGGCTACCAGCCCGATGGACGCAGCCTGGCGATCGTCGGCCCCCATGCCGAGATCGTGCGGGAGATATACCGGCGTTACCTCGGCAGCGGCAATGTCCGGCTGGTGGTCGAGCAGCTGGCCGCCGAGCGCATCCTGGCGCCGGTCCGCCACACGTCAGGCGGCCGGGCTTATGGCGGCGTCGCGTTTTGCCGCGGGCAGATCTACTCGATCCTGAAGAGCCCGATCTATATCGGTGAGATCGCGCACCGGGAGGTGCGCTACAAGGGACAGCATCAGCCGATCATCGATCGTGCCACATGGGACGCCGTGCAGGCGAGGCTCGACGGCAACGTACCTGGAGAGCGTCGTGCCACCAACATTGCGACGACCAGCCTGCTGGCCGGCCTGATCGTCGACGAGGCGGGTGAACCCCTGGTTGCGGCGCATGCCTGCAAGGGCAAGGTGCGCTATCGCTATTATGTCAGCCGGGCACGTCAGGATGGTGACCCCGCCAAGAGCATCCGCTTGCGCGCGCGCGAGATCGAGAACGCGGTGGTCGAGAGTATCGCCGCTGCGTTTGATGACCCGCTCGATCTTATCGCGCGCGCCGGCATGTCGATCGCAGCGGCCGACCTGCAGCGCATCTTTGCGGCCGCCGGTGTTGCCGCTGCCACGATGCGCCAGCGCAGTACCACCATGATGCGCAGCCTCGTGACGAAGGTGATGGTCGGAGCCCACGCCACCGACATCACCATGAGCAGCAGCGCTGTGGCAGAACAGCTGGCGACGCTCTGGGCGGGCCCGAAGGATGCGACGTTCACGCTGACCCTGCCGGTGCGCATAACACGCACTGGTCGCACGCTTCGGCTCATACAGAATGACGGCCGCGCCGTGGCCGCCACGCCGCCCGACGCTTCCATCATCAAGCTGCTGGTCAAGGCGCACAGATGGTGGGCGCGGCTGCGGCAGGGCGACATTACAGTGCGGGAACTCGCCGAAGCCGAGGGAGTCGTGAAATCCTACGTCACGCGGGTGACGCGGCTGGCGTTCCTGTCGCCAGCGATCGTCGATGACATTCTCGCCGGGCGACAGCGTGCCGAGCTTGATGCCAAACGGCTGGCGCTCACGGCAGACCTGCCGACCCGCTGGTCAGAGCAGCAGGAGACGTGGGGAGTCACTTTACAGTGA
- a CDS encoding PQQ-dependent sugar dehydrogenase, with translation MLRHTSISLTTILLLTGCGAPERAQPSEAAKPPVNYGASKPASAKPFKTEPVATFDMPWALAFLPDQRMLVTEKPGRLWLVTAAGAKTAISGLPRVHFEDQGGLLFVATSPTFAQTRQIYLTYSEPGEGGDGLALARATLDTSGAQPALKDLQVIWRQLPRGKGGQFGGYIAFSPDGRYIFLTSGERQRFTPAQDPEQALGKILRLTLDGKPAPGNPGAGKVGATTIGVIDPPENTGSAATARVREATIPAPNLTPAETWTTGHRNSYGLAFDPQGRLWETEMGPQGGDELNLIEPGKNYGWPVVSYGKNYDDTAIASPAGNARFQEPALYWNPIIAPAGLAFYSGNMFPQWRNSAFIGGLASTALIRIEFDDAVPREAERWDMGTRIRAVMAGPDGALWILEDGSDGSLMRLTSKRGS, from the coding sequence GTGCTTCGTCACACTTCGATCAGCCTGACCACGATTTTGCTGCTGACCGGTTGCGGCGCGCCTGAGCGCGCGCAGCCGTCCGAGGCGGCCAAGCCTCCGGTGAACTACGGGGCATCGAAGCCTGCTTCCGCCAAGCCGTTCAAGACCGAACCGGTGGCGACATTCGATATGCCGTGGGCGCTTGCCTTCCTGCCGGACCAGAGGATGCTGGTGACTGAAAAGCCCGGCCGGTTGTGGCTGGTGACCGCGGCTGGCGCCAAGACGGCCATAAGCGGGCTACCGCGCGTCCATTTCGAAGATCAGGGCGGACTGCTCTTCGTCGCGACGTCGCCGACCTTCGCGCAGACCCGGCAAATCTACCTTACCTACTCCGAACCCGGCGAGGGCGGGGACGGCCTGGCGCTGGCTCGCGCGACGCTCGACACCAGCGGCGCACAGCCCGCGCTCAAGGACCTCCAAGTTATCTGGCGGCAACTCCCCCGCGGCAAAGGCGGGCAGTTCGGCGGGTACATCGCCTTCTCGCCGGATGGCCGCTATATTTTTCTGACCTCCGGCGAGCGGCAGCGTTTCACGCCGGCTCAGGACCCCGAGCAGGCGCTGGGCAAGATCCTGCGGCTGACGCTCGACGGCAAACCGGCCCCCGGCAACCCGGGAGCAGGCAAGGTCGGCGCAACCACCATTGGCGTCATAGACCCGCCGGAGAATACCGGCTCGGCCGCAACCGCACGGGTGCGCGAGGCTACCATCCCCGCCCCGAATCTGACCCCGGCGGAGACGTGGACGACCGGTCACCGCAATTCCTACGGGTTGGCCTTCGATCCTCAAGGGCGACTATGGGAGACTGAGATGGGGCCGCAGGGCGGCGACGAGCTGAACCTCATTGAACCCGGCAAGAACTATGGCTGGCCGGTGGTGTCATACGGGAAGAATTACGACGATACGGCGATCGCATCGCCCGCTGGCAATGCCAGGTTTCAGGAGCCGGCGCTGTACTGGAACCCCATCATCGCCCCGGCTGGTCTCGCCTTCTATAGCGGCAACATGTTCCCGCAATGGCGCAACTCCGCCTTCATCGGCGGTCTGGCGTCAACAGCACTCATCCGCATCGAGTTCGACGACGCGGTCCCGCGCGAGGCGGAACGGTGGGACATGGGCACGCGCATCCGCGCCGTCATGGCAGGCCCCGATGGCGCGCTCTGGATCCTTGAGGATGGGTCAGACGGCAGCTTAATGCGGCTTACGTCAAAGCGAGGTAGTTGA
- a CDS encoding response regulator: MSNKALSGRRVLVVEDDFLLGMDLTFALEQAGAEVVGPVMSVEEALNALDPLPDIATLDVRLGDETSFPVADELTQRGIPFLFATGTASMIPDVYRSRPLCQKPVSHAALIKALTDVLDT, from the coding sequence ATGTCGAACAAAGCATTAAGTGGTCGCAGAGTTCTAGTGGTCGAGGATGATTTTCTCCTCGGGATGGATTTGACCTTCGCCCTGGAGCAGGCCGGCGCCGAGGTTGTGGGGCCTGTAATGAGTGTGGAGGAGGCGCTTAATGCGCTCGATCCCTTGCCCGATATAGCGACACTCGACGTACGACTGGGCGATGAGACATCGTTTCCCGTCGCCGATGAACTGACGCAGCGCGGGATACCCTTCCTATTTGCCACGGGAACGGCCAGCATGATCCCCGACGTTTATCGATCCCGACCGCTGTGCCAGAAGCCTGTCTCGCACGCTGCTCTTATAAAAGCGCTTACCGACGTGCTCGACACGTAG